Genomic window (Streptomyces sp. NBC_01431):
CGGTCGAAGTCGTCGGCGACGGCGCCCGCGGTGAGCGCGGGGCTGGGGACCGTGTCGGGTGTGACGTCGAAGAAGACGGCCTTGGCCGCCTCGACGGCTGCCTGCTGCTCCTCGGTGAAGGTGAAGTCCACGTGCTGTCCTCCCGCGTGCACCGGCTCTGTCGGGATCCGCCGTGCGGCATCAAGTGGCGGGCTCCCGGCTGTATCTGACGGGTCGTCAAGATAGAACAGGTTCTACAGGAATAGAACAGCTTCTTCGGGATGGGAATGGGCGCACACCGGCCGGGCCTGATGATGGAGGGATTCCGAGTCGGCCGCCTCCGACCGCCCCACCCCTGGCGCAACCTCGCCGCCCCCCTCGGGCCCCCATCGTCCTCACCGACCCACCGACCTCACCGGTCGAAGTCCAGCTCCACCTCCCCGGTGGCGGGGTGCGACTGGCAGGCCAGGACGTAGCCCGCTTCGGTCTCCTCCGGCTCCAGCGCGAAATTGCGGTCCATGCGCACCTCGCCCCGGACCAGGAAGGCCCTGCACGTTCCGCACACGCCGCCCTTGCAGGCATACGGGGCGTCCGCGCGGGCCCGCAGGACTGTTTCCAGCAGGGACTCGCCTTCCTTGACCGGCCAGTTGCCCGAGCGGCCGTCCAGGGTGGCGGTCAGCGTCGCGTGCGCGGGGGCGGCAACGGCGACCGGCGCCGGTGCCTCGTCCACGTGGAAGATCTCCTGGTGGATCCGGTCGCGCCGGACCCCGAGCCCGCGCAGGGCCCGCTCTGCACCCTGGACCAGACCGAAGGGCCCGCACAGCAGCCAGCCGTCGATGTCCGTCACCGGCAGCAGCGCGGGCAGCAGCCCGGTCAGCCGCTCCTGATCGAGTCGGCCCGACGGCAGCCCCGACTGCTGTTCCTCCCGGGACAGCACGGTGACCAGCTGGAACCGGCCGGGGTAGCGGTCCTTCAGGTCGGCGGTCTCTTCGAGGAACATCGTCGACGCGGCGCTGCGGTCGCTGCGTATCAGGCAGAACCGCGCCGCGGGCTCGCGAGCGAGCAGCGTTGCCGCCATCGACAGGACGGGGGTGATCCCGCTGCCTCCGACGATCGCCGCGAAGTGCCCCGGGCGGGGGGCCAGCACGAACCGGCCCATCGGCGCCATGACCTCGACGGTGTCACCGACGGACAGCTCTTTGAAGGCGTACGTCGAGAATTCGCCGCCTTCCACGAGCCGGATGCCCACCCGCAGGACCGGCTCGCCCGGTGCCTCGACGGCCGGCGCGCAGATCGAGTACGTACGGCGGATCTCCTTGCCCGCCACGGTGCGGCGCAGGGCGAGGTGTTGGCCGGGGAGGTGGCGGAAGGTCTCGCGGAGCTCGGGCGGCACGGCGAAGGTGACGGCCACCGAGTCGTCCGTGAGCTGCTCGACCTCGCTGACCCGGAGCGGATGGAACATCTACAACTCCTTGAAATGGTCGAAGGGTTCACGGCACGACACGCAGCGGCGCAGTGCCTTGCACGCGGTGGACGAGAACCGGCTGAGCAGCTCGGT
Coding sequences:
- a CDS encoding 2Fe-2S iron-sulfur cluster-binding protein gives rise to the protein MFHPLRVSEVEQLTDDSVAVTFAVPPELRETFRHLPGQHLALRRTVAGKEIRRTYSICAPAVEAPGEPVLRVGIRLVEGGEFSTYAFKELSVGDTVEVMAPMGRFVLAPRPGHFAAIVGGSGITPVLSMAATLLAREPAARFCLIRSDRSAASTMFLEETADLKDRYPGRFQLVTVLSREEQQSGLPSGRLDQERLTGLLPALLPVTDIDGWLLCGPFGLVQGAERALRGLGVRRDRIHQEIFHVDEAPAPVAVAAPAHATLTATLDGRSGNWPVKEGESLLETVLRARADAPYACKGGVCGTCRAFLVRGEVRMDRNFALEPEETEAGYVLACQSHPATGEVELDFDR